A stretch of Caenorhabditis elegans chromosome IV DNA encodes these proteins:
- the rbr-2 gene encoding Lysine-specific demethylase rbr-2 (Confirmed by transcript evidence), producing MEAKWKCTINSISFQKFVRPPMAPIYYPTEEEFSDPIEYVAKIRHEAEKFGVVKIVPPANFKPPFAIDKEAFTFRPRTQKLNEVEAIVKEKHTFIDRLINFNRYSGLTFEFPVDRDGNIVDLYRLHRIVQNFGGCEEVNEDEKWRDVAREYLPKEQMARGVPSAFINLIRSHYNLHIEPFNRNLKEKAMKNDDESDDEMEELKHKYQHHHGTMRTEIEVPNDKTTEGGEDECPVSMQSGRRRSKNKKASSSRKTLGTSSKKNSTRGRKNKKKAEGDDDDDEDPMDQVFCVACNEGKDEDLLLLCDIDGCNNGRHTYCCDPVLDEVPEGEWRCPKCIESEDAKIGLDWGFYDADTEYNLNSFTEFANKWKCDYFGVKDVSQVSCDAVERSFWKNVISHENPVSVKYGADLITSRVGSGFPRKEDKHTGPDLKLKQQYASHAWNLNNMPVLRESVLSHFNTGISGMMVPWVYVGMCFSTFCWHTEDHWTYSVNYNHFGERKIWYGVGGEDAEKFEDALKKIAPGLTGRQRDLFHHMTTAANPHLLRSLGVPIHSVHQNAGEFVITFPRAYHAGFNEGLNFAEAVNFAPIDWLSKGRECVESYSNVRRYLVFSHDELLFKMVEAMDKLGISMSLATHEELIRIYEKQKMLRELLARLGVSNRQMQQVMFEKIPDEQRSCRFCKTTLFMCALVCNKHKKMTCVEHHDHLCNSCTTKDYRYQYRFELDQLNNMCDELGKRTVNYNGWKEESDEMLEEEGKPKLERIEEFIDSAKQNKYPQTDQVHKLITIRHTAKSAIEKANQLLFKKVRTRTKTRCQRADTRTDTEGVRSLIEQMQAMDCNLTVIIDKLEKWMEQVEMWRNRAKDAIYREQEYSKEEIEKIIEEGDEYDIKLEEIDELRKVIQMKDWSDRARKVTTWKATPDMEKDIDFEYKLRYASSDILSLIRDSPRNPTDGTSKLVFELQQMLRDANTLEVIANNFCENPALDQLQSIWQSLRETDWFYEKYINMVRYEIIHVAKIKSMIDAAIPVLSEFDLKTQLQKIVNVEITLSKAAEISKAFETSKCLNGSEEHLGILDMISTMNAFTQRIAILFKPNNAYHNLFEILSERDDLTPLAEGQTIPLYFQGGAVHPSDEWHQMKEFESLDQIVHHQSSLREMQMRIFEKVKQANSARGLEACSCLGFNKSDDSESTLTCIMCDSEFHVRCCEWSPFLEKLPEGCFLCVRCLRGQRPVIDDVTTALNGTPSGCLETHLVRNLIQKTRGITQNLMEAANKRKSGESSDDICKIALFDWLSCEILNPNGLPKARELISEFYMEYLQKQSSAALELKNRPVRSKPSVSLFDPKITAKRKRPSVSHKETSKKSRKRQSQASPSEYYEDESEFKSCQARACLKPYGDSVNWVMCEAGCKNWFHVICLGFTLREINDMHEYRCSSCLDHADSPTSSVSTD from the exons ATGGAAGCAAAATGGAAATGTACGATCAATTCTATAAG ttttcagaaattcgtaCGACCTCCAATGGCTCCAATTTACTACCCGACAGAAGAAGAGTTCTCAGATCCAATCGAGTATGTTGCCAAAATACGACACGAGgccgaaaaatttggagttgtTAAAATTGTTCCGCCGGCG aatttcaaACCACCGTTTGCTATCGACAAAGAAGCCTTTACATTTCGTCCCCGAActcaaaaactgaatgaaGTGGAGGCAATTGTCAAAGAGAAACACACATTTATTGACCGATTAATCAATTTCAATCGATATTCTGGTCTAACTTTTGAGTTTCCAGTGGATCGAGATGGAAATATTGTCGATTTGTATCGATTACATCGTATAGTTCAAAACTTTGGAGGATGTGAAGAAGTGAATGAAGATGAAAAATGGAGAGACGTTGCCCGCGAATACCTTCCAAAGGAGCAAATGGCTCGCGGTGTTCCGTCGGCTTTCATAAATTTGATTCGATCACATTATAATTTGCACATTGAACCAtttaatcgaaatttgaaagaaaaagcgatgaaaaatgatgatgaaaGTGATGATGAAATGGAAGAATTAAAGCATAA ATATCAACATCACCACGGAACTATGCGGACAGAAATAGAAGTTCCAAATGATAAAACTACTGAAGGAGGGGAAGATGAGTGTCCAGTGTCGATGCAAAGTGGTCGACGGAGATCTAAAAATAAGAAGGCTTCATCTTCAAGAAAGACTCTTGGAACATCTTCAAAGAAGAATTCAACCAGAGGAAGAA aaaataagaagaaagcCGAAGgagacgatgatgatgatgaagatccAATGGATCAAGTATTCTGCGTTGCTTGTAATGAAGGAAAGGATGAAGATCTACTACTTCTTTGCGATATTGATGGATGCAATAATGGTCGTCATACATATTGTTGTGATCCAGTACTCGATGAAGTACCAGAAGGCGAGTGGAGATGTCCAAAGTGCATTGAATCAGAGGATGCAAAAATCGGATTAGACTGGGGATTTTATGATGCGGACACAGAATACAATCTGAACTCATTCACTGAATTTGCCAACAAATGGAAATGTGATTATTTCGGTGTAAAAGATGTATCACAAGTGTCGTGTGATGCTGTGGAACGATCATTCTGGAAGAATGTAATTTCACACGAAAATCCAGTTTCTGTCAAATACGGTGCCGACTTGATTACGAGTCGAGTAGGAAGTGGATTTCCTCGAAAAGAAGATAAGCACACTGGCCCAGATCTGAAGCTGAAGCAGCAATACGCTTCACATGCATGGAATCTGAACAATATGCCTGTACTTCGAGAATCTGTTCTCTCACATTTTAATACTGGAATTTCTGGAATGATGGTACCGTGGGTCTATGTTGGTATGTGCTTCTCGACGTTCTGCTGGCACACCGAAGATCATTGGACGTATTCTGTTAACTATAATCATTTTGGAGAACGGAAAATTTGGTACGGTGTTGGTGGAGAAGatgctgaaaagtttgaagatGCATTGAAGAAAATAGCACCTGGATTAACTGGAAGACAAAGAGATCTATTCCATCATATGACTACAGCTGCAAATCCTCATCTTCTTCGTTCATTGGGAGTTCCAATTCATTCAGTTCACCAGAATGCTGGTGAATTCGTCATTACATTCCCACGTGCTTATCATGCTGGTTTCAATGAGGGACTCAACTTTGCGGAAGCTGTCAATTTCGCTCCAATTGATTGGCTATCAAAAGGTCGAGAATGCGTTGAGTCTTACTCAAATGTACGAAGATATCTTGTATTTTCTCATGATGAGCTTCTCTTTAAAATGGTTGAAGCAATGGATAAACTTGGAATTTCGATGAGTTTAGCAACACATGAAGAACTGATAAGAAtatatgaaaaacaaaaaatgttgagagaACTTCTCGCTCGCCTCGGAGTTTCCAATCGCCAAATGCAGCAAGTGATGTTCGAAAAGATTCCAGATGAACAAAGATCGTGTCGTTTTTGTAAGACGACTCTCTTCATGTGTGCATTGGTTTGTAACAAACACAAGAAAATGACTTGTGTTGAACATCATGATCATCTTTGCAATTCGTGTACAACGAAAGACTACAGATATCAGTACAGATTCGAGTTGGATCAATTGAACAATATGTGTGATGAACTTGGAAAGCGTACGGTTAACTACAATGGATGGAAAGAAGAGTCGGATGAGATGcttgaagaagaaggaaaaccAAAACTCGAGAGAATTGAAGAGTTTATAGATTCTGCCAAACAAAACAAGTATCCACAGACAGATCAAGTTCATAAATTGATAACAATTCGTCATACAGCCAAGAGTGCCATTGAAAAAGCAAATCAATTGCTCTTTAAGAAAGTACGAACGCGAACAAAAACCCGATGTCAGAGAGCCGACACTCGTACAGACACCGAGGGAGTACGGTCATTGATTGAACAAATGCAAGCCATGGATTGCAATTTGACTGTTATTATTGATAAACTTGAGAAATGGATGGAACAAGTTGAAATGTGGAGAAACAGAGCAAAAGATGCTATCTATCGAGAACAAGAATACTCAAAAGAAGAAATCGAGAAGATTATTGAAGAGGGAGATGAATATGATATTAAATTGGAAGAAATCGATGAGTTGCGAAAAGTTATTCAAATGAAGGATTGGTCGGATAGAGCAAGAAAAGTTACTACATGGAAGGCAACTCCCGATATGGAGAAAGATATTGATTTTGAGTATAAGCTTCGATATGCATCCAGTGATATTTTATc ATTGATTCGTGATAGTCCACGAAATCCCACAGATGGTACTTCTAAACTCGTCTTTGAACTTCAACAAATGCTCCGTGACGCCAATACACTCGAGGTCATTGCAAACAATTTCTGTGAGAATCCAGCACTTGATCAGCTTCAATCAATTTGGCAAAGCCTTAGAGAAACTGATTGGttctatgaaaaat atattaACATGGTTCGCTATGAGATCATTCATGTTGCCAAAATCAAGTCAATGATAGATGCCGCAATTCCCGTGCTATcagaatttgatttaaaaacacaactgcagaaaattgtcaatgtTGAAATTACACTATCGAAGGCGGCCGAAATCAGTAAAGCATtcgaaacttcaaaatgtCTAAACGGTTCCGAAGAGCATCTCGGGATTTTGGATATGATCAGCACAATGAATGCATTTACTCAGAGGATAGCTATTCTGTTCAAGCCAAATAATGCGTATCACAATCTTTTTGAA attctctCCGAACGCGATGATTTAACTCCACTTGCTGAAGGACAAACGATACCATTATATTTTCAAGGAGGCGCAGTACATCCATCTGATGAATGGCATCAAATGAAAGAATTCGAGTCATTAGATCAAATTGTGCATCATCAATCATCGCTACGTGAAATGcaaatgagaatttttgaaaaggtgaAACAAGCAAATTCAGCTCGTGGTCTTGAAGCATGCTCATGTCTTGGATTCAACAAATCAGATGATTCCGAATCAACACTGACATGCATAATGTGCGATTCAGAGTTTCATGTTCGATGTTGCGAGTGGTCACCGTTCCTTGAAAAACTTCCAGAAGGATGCTTTTTATGTGTTCGATGTCTACGGGGACAACGTCCAGTCATTGATGATGTAACAACTGCTCTGAATGGAACACCTTCTGGATGTTTGGAAACACATCTTGTTCGAAATCTAATACAAAAAACTCGTGGAatcactcaaaatttgatggaaGCTGCTAATAAACGGAAATCAGGAGAATCCAGCGACGATATTTGTAAAATTGCCTTATTCGATTGGCTATCGTGTGAAATTCTGAATCCCAATGGTCTTCCGAAGGCACGCGAGctgatttcagaattttatatGGAATATCTTCAAAAACAGTCAAG cgcCGCACTAGAACTCAAAAATCGCCCGGTTCGTTCAAAACCATCGGTATCACTCTTCGATCCAAAAATCACAGCTAAACGCAAAAGGCCAAGTGTTTCACACAAAGAGACGTCGAAAAAATCACGCAAACGTCAAAGTCAAGCATCACCCAGTGAATATTACGAAGACGAGTCTGAATTCAAGTCGTGTCAAGCTCGCGCCTGTTTGAAGCCATATGGAGACTCAGTGAACTGGGTGATGTGTGAAGCAGGCTGCAAAAACTGGTTCCATGTGATTTGTCTTGGATTCACTCTGAGAG aaattaatgaCATGCACGAGTACCGTTGCTCATCCTGTCTGGATCATGCGGACTCTCCAACTTCGAGTGTTTCCACCGATTGA
- the rbr-2 gene encoding Lysine-specific demethylase rbr-2 (Confirmed by transcript evidence): MRARRQENSISTPSAPSTSTSPRKKASIGNSRSKNHGSKMEMYDQFYKKFVRPPMAPIYYPTEEEFSDPIEYVAKIRHEAEKFGVVKIVPPANFKPPFAIDKEAFTFRPRTQKLNEVEAIVKEKHTFIDRLINFNRYSGLTFEFPVDRDGNIVDLYRLHRIVQNFGGCEEVNEDEKWRDVAREYLPKEQMARGVPSAFINLIRSHYNLHIEPFNRNLKEKAMKNDDESDDEMEELKHKYQHHHGTMRTEIEVPNDKTTEGGEDECPVSMQSGRRRSKNKKASSSRKTLGTSSKKNSTRGRKNKKKAEGDDDDDEDPMDQVFCVACNEGKDEDLLLLCDIDGCNNGRHTYCCDPVLDEVPEGEWRCPKCIESEDAKIGLDWGFYDADTEYNLNSFTEFANKWKCDYFGVKDVSQVSCDAVERSFWKNVISHENPVSVKYGADLITSRVGSGFPRKEDKHTGPDLKLKQQYASHAWNLNNMPVLRESVLSHFNTGISGMMVPWVYVGMCFSTFCWHTEDHWTYSVNYNHFGERKIWYGVGGEDAEKFEDALKKIAPGLTGRQRDLFHHMTTAANPHLLRSLGVPIHSVHQNAGEFVITFPRAYHAGFNEGLNFAEAVNFAPIDWLSKGRECVESYSNVRRYLVFSHDELLFKMVEAMDKLGISMSLATHEELIRIYEKQKMLRELLARLGVSNRQMQQVMFEKIPDEQRSCRFCKTTLFMCALVCNKHKKMTCVEHHDHLCNSCTTKDYRYQYRFELDQLNNMCDELGKRTVNYNGWKEESDEMLEEEGKPKLERIEEFIDSAKQNKYPQTDQVHKLITIRHTAKSAIEKANQLLFKKVRTRTKTRCQRADTRTDTEGVRSLIEQMQAMDCNLTVIIDKLEKWMEQVEMWRNRAKDAIYREQEYSKEEIEKIIEEGDEYDIKLEEIDELRKVIQMKDWSDRARKVTTWKATPDMEKDIDFEYKLRYASSDILSLIRDSPRNPTDGTSKLVFELQQMLRDANTLEVIANNFCENPALDQLQSIWQSLRETDWFYEKYINMVRYEIIHVAKIKSMIDAAIPVLSEFDLKTQLQKIVNVEITLSKAAEISKAFETSKCLNGSEEHLGILDMISTMNAFTQRIAILFKPNNAYHNLFEILSERDDLTPLAEGQTIPLYFQGGAVHPSDEWHQMKEFESLDQIVHHQSSLREMQMRIFEKVKQANSARGLEACSCLGFNKSDDSESTLTCIMCDSEFHVRCCEWSPFLEKLPEGCFLCVRCLRGQRPVIDDVTTALNGTPSGCLETHLVRNLIQKTRGITQNLMEAANKRKSGESSDDICKIALFDWLSCEILNPNGLPKARELISEFYMEYLQKQSSAALELKNRPVRSKPSVSLFDPKITAKRKRPSVSHKETSKKSRKRQSQASPSEYYEDESEFKSCQARACLKPYGDSVNWVMCEAGCKNWFHVICLGFTLREINDMHEYRCSSCLDHADSPTSSVSTD; encoded by the exons atgcgTGCACGTCGTCAAGAGAACAGTATCTCGACGCCGTCAGCACCGTCGACGAGCACTTCTCCGCGGAAGAAAGCATCCATCGGAAATTCAAGATCTAAGAATCATGGAAGCAAAATGGAAATGTACGATCAATTCTATAAG aaattcgtaCGACCTCCAATGGCTCCAATTTACTACCCGACAGAAGAAGAGTTCTCAGATCCAATCGAGTATGTTGCCAAAATACGACACGAGgccgaaaaatttggagttgtTAAAATTGTTCCGCCGGCG aatttcaaACCACCGTTTGCTATCGACAAAGAAGCCTTTACATTTCGTCCCCGAActcaaaaactgaatgaaGTGGAGGCAATTGTCAAAGAGAAACACACATTTATTGACCGATTAATCAATTTCAATCGATATTCTGGTCTAACTTTTGAGTTTCCAGTGGATCGAGATGGAAATATTGTCGATTTGTATCGATTACATCGTATAGTTCAAAACTTTGGAGGATGTGAAGAAGTGAATGAAGATGAAAAATGGAGAGACGTTGCCCGCGAATACCTTCCAAAGGAGCAAATGGCTCGCGGTGTTCCGTCGGCTTTCATAAATTTGATTCGATCACATTATAATTTGCACATTGAACCAtttaatcgaaatttgaaagaaaaagcgatgaaaaatgatgatgaaaGTGATGATGAAATGGAAGAATTAAAGCATAA ATATCAACATCACCACGGAACTATGCGGACAGAAATAGAAGTTCCAAATGATAAAACTACTGAAGGAGGGGAAGATGAGTGTCCAGTGTCGATGCAAAGTGGTCGACGGAGATCTAAAAATAAGAAGGCTTCATCTTCAAGAAAGACTCTTGGAACATCTTCAAAGAAGAATTCAACCAGAGGAAGAA aaaataagaagaaagcCGAAGgagacgatgatgatgatgaagatccAATGGATCAAGTATTCTGCGTTGCTTGTAATGAAGGAAAGGATGAAGATCTACTACTTCTTTGCGATATTGATGGATGCAATAATGGTCGTCATACATATTGTTGTGATCCAGTACTCGATGAAGTACCAGAAGGCGAGTGGAGATGTCCAAAGTGCATTGAATCAGAGGATGCAAAAATCGGATTAGACTGGGGATTTTATGATGCGGACACAGAATACAATCTGAACTCATTCACTGAATTTGCCAACAAATGGAAATGTGATTATTTCGGTGTAAAAGATGTATCACAAGTGTCGTGTGATGCTGTGGAACGATCATTCTGGAAGAATGTAATTTCACACGAAAATCCAGTTTCTGTCAAATACGGTGCCGACTTGATTACGAGTCGAGTAGGAAGTGGATTTCCTCGAAAAGAAGATAAGCACACTGGCCCAGATCTGAAGCTGAAGCAGCAATACGCTTCACATGCATGGAATCTGAACAATATGCCTGTACTTCGAGAATCTGTTCTCTCACATTTTAATACTGGAATTTCTGGAATGATGGTACCGTGGGTCTATGTTGGTATGTGCTTCTCGACGTTCTGCTGGCACACCGAAGATCATTGGACGTATTCTGTTAACTATAATCATTTTGGAGAACGGAAAATTTGGTACGGTGTTGGTGGAGAAGatgctgaaaagtttgaagatGCATTGAAGAAAATAGCACCTGGATTAACTGGAAGACAAAGAGATCTATTCCATCATATGACTACAGCTGCAAATCCTCATCTTCTTCGTTCATTGGGAGTTCCAATTCATTCAGTTCACCAGAATGCTGGTGAATTCGTCATTACATTCCCACGTGCTTATCATGCTGGTTTCAATGAGGGACTCAACTTTGCGGAAGCTGTCAATTTCGCTCCAATTGATTGGCTATCAAAAGGTCGAGAATGCGTTGAGTCTTACTCAAATGTACGAAGATATCTTGTATTTTCTCATGATGAGCTTCTCTTTAAAATGGTTGAAGCAATGGATAAACTTGGAATTTCGATGAGTTTAGCAACACATGAAGAACTGATAAGAAtatatgaaaaacaaaaaatgttgagagaACTTCTCGCTCGCCTCGGAGTTTCCAATCGCCAAATGCAGCAAGTGATGTTCGAAAAGATTCCAGATGAACAAAGATCGTGTCGTTTTTGTAAGACGACTCTCTTCATGTGTGCATTGGTTTGTAACAAACACAAGAAAATGACTTGTGTTGAACATCATGATCATCTTTGCAATTCGTGTACAACGAAAGACTACAGATATCAGTACAGATTCGAGTTGGATCAATTGAACAATATGTGTGATGAACTTGGAAAGCGTACGGTTAACTACAATGGATGGAAAGAAGAGTCGGATGAGATGcttgaagaagaaggaaaaccAAAACTCGAGAGAATTGAAGAGTTTATAGATTCTGCCAAACAAAACAAGTATCCACAGACAGATCAAGTTCATAAATTGATAACAATTCGTCATACAGCCAAGAGTGCCATTGAAAAAGCAAATCAATTGCTCTTTAAGAAAGTACGAACGCGAACAAAAACCCGATGTCAGAGAGCCGACACTCGTACAGACACCGAGGGAGTACGGTCATTGATTGAACAAATGCAAGCCATGGATTGCAATTTGACTGTTATTATTGATAAACTTGAGAAATGGATGGAACAAGTTGAAATGTGGAGAAACAGAGCAAAAGATGCTATCTATCGAGAACAAGAATACTCAAAAGAAGAAATCGAGAAGATTATTGAAGAGGGAGATGAATATGATATTAAATTGGAAGAAATCGATGAGTTGCGAAAAGTTATTCAAATGAAGGATTGGTCGGATAGAGCAAGAAAAGTTACTACATGGAAGGCAACTCCCGATATGGAGAAAGATATTGATTTTGAGTATAAGCTTCGATATGCATCCAGTGATATTTTATc ATTGATTCGTGATAGTCCACGAAATCCCACAGATGGTACTTCTAAACTCGTCTTTGAACTTCAACAAATGCTCCGTGACGCCAATACACTCGAGGTCATTGCAAACAATTTCTGTGAGAATCCAGCACTTGATCAGCTTCAATCAATTTGGCAAAGCCTTAGAGAAACTGATTGGttctatgaaaaat atattaACATGGTTCGCTATGAGATCATTCATGTTGCCAAAATCAAGTCAATGATAGATGCCGCAATTCCCGTGCTATcagaatttgatttaaaaacacaactgcagaaaattgtcaatgtTGAAATTACACTATCGAAGGCGGCCGAAATCAGTAAAGCATtcgaaacttcaaaatgtCTAAACGGTTCCGAAGAGCATCTCGGGATTTTGGATATGATCAGCACAATGAATGCATTTACTCAGAGGATAGCTATTCTGTTCAAGCCAAATAATGCGTATCACAATCTTTTTGAA attctctCCGAACGCGATGATTTAACTCCACTTGCTGAAGGACAAACGATACCATTATATTTTCAAGGAGGCGCAGTACATCCATCTGATGAATGGCATCAAATGAAAGAATTCGAGTCATTAGATCAAATTGTGCATCATCAATCATCGCTACGTGAAATGcaaatgagaatttttgaaaaggtgaAACAAGCAAATTCAGCTCGTGGTCTTGAAGCATGCTCATGTCTTGGATTCAACAAATCAGATGATTCCGAATCAACACTGACATGCATAATGTGCGATTCAGAGTTTCATGTTCGATGTTGCGAGTGGTCACCGTTCCTTGAAAAACTTCCAGAAGGATGCTTTTTATGTGTTCGATGTCTACGGGGACAACGTCCAGTCATTGATGATGTAACAACTGCTCTGAATGGAACACCTTCTGGATGTTTGGAAACACATCTTGTTCGAAATCTAATACAAAAAACTCGTGGAatcactcaaaatttgatggaaGCTGCTAATAAACGGAAATCAGGAGAATCCAGCGACGATATTTGTAAAATTGCCTTATTCGATTGGCTATCGTGTGAAATTCTGAATCCCAATGGTCTTCCGAAGGCACGCGAGctgatttcagaattttatatGGAATATCTTCAAAAACAGTCAAG cgcCGCACTAGAACTCAAAAATCGCCCGGTTCGTTCAAAACCATCGGTATCACTCTTCGATCCAAAAATCACAGCTAAACGCAAAAGGCCAAGTGTTTCACACAAAGAGACGTCGAAAAAATCACGCAAACGTCAAAGTCAAGCATCACCCAGTGAATATTACGAAGACGAGTCTGAATTCAAGTCGTGTCAAGCTCGCGCCTGTTTGAAGCCATATGGAGACTCAGTGAACTGGGTGATGTGTGAAGCAGGCTGCAAAAACTGGTTCCATGTGATTTGTCTTGGATTCACTCTGAGAG aaattaatgaCATGCACGAGTACCGTTGCTCATCCTGTCTGGATCATGCGGACTCTCCAACTTCGAGTGTTTCCACCGATTGA